From Sphingobacterium bambusae:
TGCGAAAGAGGTGCCAATTACGGTTTTCGTTTTTAAGATATTGTATATAAAGGGTTTATTGGGGAGGTTCGAATCCCTCTCTCTCCGCGAAAAGCTTCAATTTAAAAGATTGGAGCTTTTTTTATGTTCAGCGTTTGCTAATAGGATCGCTGAGGGATGAGAACCCTCGGGTTCGATCCGAAGGAGGTTTAAGGCCGAGTGCGGGGTTGTGGGGCTAAACCAATCCCTCTCTCCGCAGCTGCTAGTGTTTTACACGTCTATGCAATAAAAAAGCAGGTGCTGTTGTTCTCCTCGACACCGTGTATTTTAGAGTCTCGCTAATACGCGTGGCGTTCGCCTGAACCGCAGTGTATCAGTTGTTGCCTTGTTCGTATATTTTTAAACTATTGACTTGCCTTTGTGGTTATATACTATATTCTCCCAAGCGAAAAATCAAAATTCTTATGGTAAAAAAGCCGATACTAGTTGAGTTAAATTATATATTATATTTTCTGATTGCATTATTCGGTATCATGTATGTAGCAAGCTCCTTTCTAATACCGTTGACTATTGGATGTTTGTTAGCAATGCTGATGATTCCAGTCTGTCGTTGGCTAGAGGAAAGAAATTTTTCAAGATTTGCGGCTTCATCCCTCAGTGTCTTTGCGATGGTTGTATTACTACTTGGGTTAAGTACTCTTTTGGTTCAGCAAATTACTTCCCTTAGTAATGATCTCTCTCAACTCGATGAACGTGTATCCAATGTTACTTCTTCTGCGCAGGACTTTCTTGACGATACTGTGGGCGTATCAAAGGATCAGCAACAGAAGTATTTTGCTGAGCAGATCGATCGCTTTGGAGAAGGAGTAGCCTCATACGCTGCACTATTCGTTACCCAGCTGGGTGCTTTCTTGGTTAATTTTGTGATTATCGTAACGTATACCTTGCTCTTGCTTAACTACCGTGGAAGAATTAAAAACTTTGTGCTTAAGCTAGTGGAGAGACACACGCGTGGCGATCTATCAGGTAGTACTGGAAAAGTAGTCCATGAAGTGGCTACTGTCGCAAATGGATACGTGGCTGGTGTTTTCTTGGTGGTACTTATTCTTTCGGTAAGCAGTACCATCGCTTTGTTTGCGATTGGCGTAGAACATGCGTTACTGTTTGGCGTGCTGGCTGGTGTTTTAAATATTATACCTTATCTCGGTTCTTTGCTAGGCAGCTTGATACCTGTAATCTATGTGCTGCTAACAAGGGATACGCTCACATACGCCGTTATCGTTGGCGCTTATTTTCTGATCATCCAGCAAATAGAAAGCTATGTACTTACACCAAATATCACTGGTGGTAAGATAAAGGTCAGCCCCCTTTTTACAATATTGATTGTTTTGTTTGGCAACTTGGTTTGGGGTATAGCAGGAATGGTGCTATTCATACCTTTGTTGGGAATTGCCAAAGTGATTTTTGATCATGTCCCACAGTTAGACGCATATAGCTATTTGATAGCTAAAAAATAGCTCTGTATTGTTTGCCCATAGCAGTGTCGGCAGCAAGCTTTTTGAACTGGGCAATCTCCTGTTCCAGTTGCCGTCGGCCAAGCAAATGCTATACACAAAATACAATATTTAGGTAGCTTAGTCCGGTGTTAGCATTTAAGCCTGTTTTTTATAATAGCTACTTTTACACGATGCATGAAAATTTAAGGAGATTTTTGGAAAGCGATGTAACAAAAAAAAATAAAATGTAGACCAATTTAAAGACAGGATGCAAAGCGCGATCTACTCGTTTTGTGATATAGGCAGGCTGGATAGTGTTGACGCTACGTTACCACGGCTACTCGATCAAGGATACTTTCTTGTTTTTTTTGGTCAGGTAAAAATTGGGGCACAGGTCAGCGGAAAAATGTTGCTACTGCTACAGCGCGATAATTTTGAAAATCTACAGTTGGAAAAGCGTGCAAGCGGCGGCCAATATTTTTTGTTCCGCGCTGATTTGTTTAAAGGTTATAACTTAAAAGGACACCTGAACAATTTTGGATTTTTAAAATACAGCCTGTCGGAATCTATCGTACTTTCTGGGAAGGAGCTCCATATTATTGAGGCATTGTTTAGCTTGATTGGGCAAGAATGCACATCGGAGGCCCCATGGAATACCGTATTTCACTGGTATAGTAAATTGATGCGGCTTTGGTATAAATGCTTCAAAATGATGTTGATTTTTAGATCAAATGAAGATTTCGTATCGCTTCCTGACGCTTTTGTTAGCTTTACAACTTAATTTCGCTAGAATAAGGCACAGATATTGTTTCGTGATTGGAAAGACAAAACGATGAACGTAAAACGCACTTTCGGAACCATTCTTACTATACTGGGTATAGGTGGACTAATATACACAGGTTATGGATTAATCAATAAAAGCACAGACTACATGGCTTTGTCCGTAGTGGGTATTATCGCCTTAATTTTTTTCTTTTCAGGGATAGGGCTCGTTAAGAACACCAAAGATGTGGCGTAGGCTCGTTTTAGTGGTTTTGATCGGAAAGATAAAATGGCAATAAGATTTTATGTTTGCTGTCCGATAATACCTAGTATGATCCCGATGCGTACCGCCTCCGTCGTATTTTTAACATTCAATTTTTTTAGTATGTTTTGTCGGTGCCGAAAGGTGGTGTAGAGGGCCATATTCAATCGTGATGCAATTTCCTTGCTGGTAAGGCCTTGAGCAAGCAGCTGTATGACCTCGGTTTCCCGTTTCGTTAGAAATTCTTTACGAGCTGTTTTTAGTTCGGATATTGATTGTGCGGTTCCGGTTTCCTCATTTAAGATATGTCCATCAATCCCGCTTACTGTTGACTTTTCTATGCAAGGCGCGTATATGCAGAATGCCAACCAAATATTTCCATTCGCAAAACTTTCCATGTATTGCATACGATGATTGATAAGAACATAACTTCCATTCGCGGTTTTCATTCTGATTTTACATCGCGAAGTGAACTTGGGCCGCTCGTGGGACGGCACTGCTTTTTGAAATTGCAAAAAGGATAATTCCAATCCATGTCTTTCCAAAAGATCGTCGGGATGAACGCTATCGAAAATAAAGCGTTCAAATGCAGACGCTATATCAGATATGCCCGGATCGAATCCGAAAACTTCTCCGAAAGTACCTGTGTATATATAGCTTTTGTCCGATACAAAATCCGATAGTACGACTAGGCTATTTTCGATGGTGACGTAAGATGCTGCCAATCGCTTATAATGCTCCAGTATTTGGTCGTCATTATTGTTAGGCTTTAGCATAGGACTAAAGTGTTGCGTTAACAACGTATCGCTTAGCAGTTTCGCGGGATCTTCCTTTTCATACATAAGCGCAAAAATGGCTAATTTTAAGTATTGTACAAAATTTGCTGCTATCGTAAGTTTGTATTTATTTTTCTACCCATAAATTGATGAACAAACAAACCTTTAGTATGCTAATGCTTTGCACAACGGCATTAATGAGCTGTAATCAGCAAGAGAACAAATCTGCGCACCATACACAAGCCGTCGCGGATTCGCTGCCCTCGAGATTAGAAAACTGTGATGTAACGGTTTCTGAAATTTACTTCAGCAAGTCACTGAATGATGCCAAAAAGCTTGTCTCTATAGATGATCAAGGCCAAGTTATTTTTAAAGTCGGTGAAAAGCGGGATTTCTTTTCCGACCCGGACGGTAAATTGTCAAATAATACGGCGCCGATTTTACTCAAGGAAATCGATAATGAGCAGCCTTTTACATTCTCGGCTAAGGTGATTCCGCAGTTCACGGAAAATGGGACATATGACGCGGGCGTACTCTATGTGTATGCGAATGACCGATTATATCAGAAACATTGTTTCGAACAGGATGAGGCAGGACAGCATCGCGTCGTTACGGTAAAAACTGACCAAACCTCCGACGACAGCAATCATGAAGTGATCCAAAACAAATTTGTGTATCTTAAACTGTCTTCAGATGGTCAAACAATCGCGAGTTATTATTCGATAGACAACAAGAATTGGAAAATGGCTAGATTATACAAAAATAATTATCCCAAGCGGCTGTACGTTGGCATAAGTGCACAATGTCCGCTCGGAAAAGGCAGTACTAGCATTTTTGAAAACGTAACCTTTACAAATGCTGCAGTTAAGGATTTTCGAAGAGGCATTTAATTAGTGCTCACGCGTGATTTTACTGTGCGCGGTGGATAGCTTATTTACTGGCTATCCTATAAATTAGCCTTTCTCGTTATACCTGCTGTTCAATCTCCGAAACAGCAGGTATATATTTTGTCGGCATCACCCGTATTTCAGTCGATATCCTCCTATTTATAATGGACAAATAGACCGACTCTTCGTTAACGGGGGCTTCTGTGAGGCAAACCAATTACCTTTAATCTGGCGGGTTTATCCCGTCGGCGTGAAAACTTGGCGGTAAATCGATCAAATTGTTTCTCACGAAATGTTTAAATAAGCGTACGATTAGCTACATTTGGATAATAGACCTGATTTTTTTCCATGAGTAAGCTTTTTTATGTACTCGTTGCTGGTATAATTTTGCTGGTATCCGCAATTTCACAACATGCGGAGGCGCAGAACCACTATCCGTTTACGCATCTAACGATAGAGAACGGATTACACAGTAACCATATCAATGCCATCATGCAGGATAGCGACCATTATATGTGGTTCGGTACATCAACGGGGCTTTCTAAATTTGATGGAAAGCGGTTTCAAGTATACCGGTACAACGCTCAGGATAACCAATCGCTTCCCGGAAATAGCGTGCAGGAATTTTTTCATGGACCGGCAGCCAGCCTTTGGATAAAAACCTATGGTGGCTGGGCGATGTATAACAAGCAGAAGGACGCGTTTATCCGTAATATAGATAGCGTATTGGTATCATTTGGGTTGCCGCGCGGCCCGATTGATAAAATACGACAGCTTGAAAATAAACGCTATGCTTTTATCTATGCAGACGGCACCGCTGTCCTTTTAGATAGTGAACTTGGAAAAACGAAAAAGTTAGACCATGTTGCTATCTTGGATGTCATTTCGTCAAACAGTCGCAACGAGTTGTATATCGTTGATCGATCTGCAAAAGTCACGATTCTGGATAGGGAGAGTTTGCGACAAAAAGAAACCTTTACTATGCCCGTTAATGTCGGCCATGATATCTTGATTGACTACCGCATATTTCTGGATAGTAAGGAGCGACTTTGGCTCTATGCAAAGAATTTCCCACTGGGTGTTTTCAGTTGGCACAGAACGAGCAAACAAGTGATACATTTTAGTCGACGTAGTAGCCAGCATAGACTAAACAGCGATAACGTGAGTAATGTACAGGAACTCAATGGCGAAGTTTGGTTGGGAACGGACCATGGTGGAATAAACCTCATCAAAGACGATCGAGTTGAGTACCTCGTCAATCAACCTTTTGATAATTATACGCTTCCGTTTAACTCCACGACTGCACTCTATTGCAGCAAAGACGGACTAATGTGGGTGGGTACCTACAAAGGAGGTACAAGTTTTTACAGTAAAGATCGGACGTACATCAAAGCATTTCAGCAACAACTTGGAAATCCAAATAGCTTGCCCTTTGATGATGTCAATTGTTTCGCGCAGCGCGCATCTGGCGAGTTGCTGATTGGTACCAACGGTGGTGGTTTGCTGGTTTATGATCCCGTAAAGGAGAAGTTTGCGAGCTTTACCAACCACATTTCAGACAAATTTTCGATATCCGGTAATGTAATTGTGAGCTTATTTCCGGATAAAACCGGCGCCGTCTGGGTAGGGACTTATCGTGGAGGACTGAACCGCATGAACAACGATGGTACATTCACACGCTTTGGTGATGCCATTTCTACAAACCTCAGTGTATGGGATATTTTTGAAGATAGTCGAGGTAGATTTTGGATTGGTACATTATCTCATGGGCTTCACCTTTTCGATCGTAAAAAGGGAACATTTACCCCTTTTTTAAGCAAGGCAAACAAGCGACTTCCCTCGACATATTATTCTAAAATATTCGAGGATTCGCGGGGAAATATTTGGCTCGGTACCGCTACAGGCATAGAAATCATTGGCCACGATGGTGAGATTTCATTGTTTCGGGAGGGGCGGGGTACATCGGGATTGAGCAACAACATGGTATCTGATATCGTGGAGGATCGTTTTGGCCGGATTTGGGTCTCTACGCAGCAAGGGGTGAATGTTATTGAAGGGAGGCATGTTACCAAGCTTAACGAAAATACAGGTCTCCTGCATGAAGTCGTCGTTGAATTGGTTTTGGATAGGCAAGGAGACATTTGGGTGGCAACGGAGAAGGGGATTTCGAAAGTTACGGTACGCAAAAATCTTAAGGATTGTATTTTCCATAATTTTAACGTATCCGATGGGCTTCAATCGATAAGTTTCAATGAAAATGCGGGTTTACTGTTAAACGATGGTTCGCTGGTTTTTGGTGGTCCGAGAGGCTTCAACAAGTTCGGCCCCACTGATGCGGACCTGCTCCCTAAAAATTATCAGATTTATCTGAGCAATGTAACGGTTGCCAAATCTGGAAGTGCCAATAAAGAGAGGGAGGATCTCGGAGGAACCGTCTTTCAGCTAGCAGACGCAAGCATGAAGGTGGCCTATAATCATAATTCGATCACCATTAATCTGACGGATTTTGATTATTTGGGAAACAACAAGGGCAAGTTTCAATACGTTGTAGAAAACCTAGATATGGATTGGAAGGATCTTTCCGTTAGCGATTTTTCCATATCATTACCCAATCTTTCGCCTGGAGACTATTTGGTTAACGTTCGTTATCAGGACAGCGATGGTGCGCTATACGACGGCGTAAAGCTACTCAAAGTTACCGTGTTGGCACCTTGGTGGCGCTCAGGTGTGGCGTATTGTTGTTACTTACTGGCTATTTGCGTTTTCCTTTTTTACTTGCGCCGATTCGAGAAACTGCGTGAACGAACACGGTTCAATCTCCTCGAGGCCGAACGCTATGCGAAGAATATGAAAGACTTGGATGAAATGAAGACGCGATTTTTCATGAATGTCAGTCACGAATTTAGGACACCTATCAGCCTTATTCTATCCCCAATATCGGTTCTTAAGAAAGAAATTGGTGCTACCTCTATGTTGAATTATGTAGAGATTATCGAGCGAAATGCCAAGCAACTGTATAGTTTGGTGGGACAATTGTTGGATTTCAATAGAATGGATAAGGATATTCTGCAATTAAGTGAACAAACTGGAAAACTTTCTCCCGTCATACAGCCTATATTGGACTCCTTTGCCAATTTAGCGAAACTGCGTGATATGATATTTCTAGAAGACGCTTTTGAAGCAGATCTGTTTTATGTATTTGATCAAAATAAACTCGAAGCTGTATTAAATAATTTGCTGTCAAACGCATTTAAATTTACGGCGCAAGGGGGAACGATAAAGGTTCGTGTAATGGTTTCGGATTTGGATATCCTCTCGATTTCTGTAATGGACACAGGGAAGGGGATTTCGCCTGAAAATCTCAGCAAGATATTTGAACGGTTTTATCAAGAAGATGCTTCAAATCGTGGCGCCGCAACTGGCAGTGGCATTGGTCTAGCCATTGTTAAAG
This genomic window contains:
- a CDS encoding AI-2E family transporter, which codes for MVKKPILVELNYILYFLIALFGIMYVASSFLIPLTIGCLLAMLMIPVCRWLEERNFSRFAASSLSVFAMVVLLLGLSTLLVQQITSLSNDLSQLDERVSNVTSSAQDFLDDTVGVSKDQQQKYFAEQIDRFGEGVASYAALFVTQLGAFLVNFVIIVTYTLLLLNYRGRIKNFVLKLVERHTRGDLSGSTGKVVHEVATVANGYVAGVFLVVLILSVSSTIALFAIGVEHALLFGVLAGVLNIIPYLGSLLGSLIPVIYVLLTRDTLTYAVIVGAYFLIIQQIESYVLTPNITGGKIKVSPLFTILIVLFGNLVWGIAGMVLFIPLLGIAKVIFDHVPQLDAYSYLIAKK
- a CDS encoding response regulator transcription factor → MYEKEDPAKLLSDTLLTQHFSPMLKPNNNDDQILEHYKRLAASYVTIENSLVVLSDFVSDKSYIYTGTFGEVFGFDPGISDIASAFERFIFDSVHPDDLLERHGLELSFLQFQKAVPSHERPKFTSRCKIRMKTANGSYVLINHRMQYMESFANGNIWLAFCIYAPCIEKSTVSGIDGHILNEETGTAQSISELKTARKEFLTKRETEVIQLLAQGLTSKEIASRLNMALYTTFRHRQNILKKLNVKNTTEAVRIGIILGIIGQQT
- a CDS encoding DUF1349 domain-containing protein; protein product: MNKQTFSMLMLCTTALMSCNQQENKSAHHTQAVADSLPSRLENCDVTVSEIYFSKSLNDAKKLVSIDDQGQVIFKVGEKRDFFSDPDGKLSNNTAPILLKEIDNEQPFTFSAKVIPQFTENGTYDAGVLYVYANDRLYQKHCFEQDEAGQHRVVTVKTDQTSDDSNHEVIQNKFVYLKLSSDGQTIASYYSIDNKNWKMARLYKNNYPKRLYVGISAQCPLGKGSTSIFENVTFTNAAVKDFRRGI
- a CDS encoding hybrid sensor histidine kinase/response regulator transcription factor, which encodes MSKLFYVLVAGIILLVSAISQHAEAQNHYPFTHLTIENGLHSNHINAIMQDSDHYMWFGTSTGLSKFDGKRFQVYRYNAQDNQSLPGNSVQEFFHGPAASLWIKTYGGWAMYNKQKDAFIRNIDSVLVSFGLPRGPIDKIRQLENKRYAFIYADGTAVLLDSELGKTKKLDHVAILDVISSNSRNELYIVDRSAKVTILDRESLRQKETFTMPVNVGHDILIDYRIFLDSKERLWLYAKNFPLGVFSWHRTSKQVIHFSRRSSQHRLNSDNVSNVQELNGEVWLGTDHGGINLIKDDRVEYLVNQPFDNYTLPFNSTTALYCSKDGLMWVGTYKGGTSFYSKDRTYIKAFQQQLGNPNSLPFDDVNCFAQRASGELLIGTNGGGLLVYDPVKEKFASFTNHISDKFSISGNVIVSLFPDKTGAVWVGTYRGGLNRMNNDGTFTRFGDAISTNLSVWDIFEDSRGRFWIGTLSHGLHLFDRKKGTFTPFLSKANKRLPSTYYSKIFEDSRGNIWLGTATGIEIIGHDGEISLFREGRGTSGLSNNMVSDIVEDRFGRIWVSTQQGVNVIEGRHVTKLNENTGLLHEVVVELVLDRQGDIWVATEKGISKVTVRKNLKDCIFHNFNVSDGLQSISFNENAGLLLNDGSLVFGGPRGFNKFGPTDADLLPKNYQIYLSNVTVAKSGSANKEREDLGGTVFQLADASMKVAYNHNSITINLTDFDYLGNNKGKFQYVVENLDMDWKDLSVSDFSISLPNLSPGDYLVNVRYQDSDGALYDGVKLLKVTVLAPWWRSGVAYCCYLLAICVFLFYLRRFEKLRERTRFNLLEAERYAKNMKDLDEMKTRFFMNVSHEFRTPISLILSPISVLKKEIGATSMLNYVEIIERNAKQLYSLVGQLLDFNRMDKDILQLSEQTGKLSPVIQPILDSFANLAKLRDMIFLEDAFEADLFYVFDQNKLEAVLNNLLSNAFKFTAQGGTIKVRVMVSDLDILSISVMDTGKGISPENLSKIFERFYQEDASNRGAATGSGIGLAIVKDFVDLMKGKIDVQSSPGKGTTFSVHIPIVRKTEIVVHHGVPKRRPARQGGIKVEAQRRVLVIEDNSDFAFFLQHELLQGYQLEICASAELALERINAFHPDLIVSDMSLPGISGIELCTQVRQDERTKHIPFIIITAVAEINLQLESLKAGATDFITKPFHAETFRSKIKAVIKQHDVMQRKFKRQVDIKVSKTEPEHADEKFLRKATHIIESNLVNQNLTVAFLAAELHMSRVGLYKRILTLTGGTPIEFIRNIRLKMALDLLQHSAKNVSEITYEVGFSSPKQFSKYFKALYGNVPSFYRK